A stretch of the Archangium violaceum genome encodes the following:
- a CDS encoding S46 family peptidase, which produces MKKTLLFLSLMAAPALAGEGKWTPQQVLELDPAWLKAQGLQVSPRKLWDPKRGTGLLAGAVNVGGCSGAFISESGLVITNHHCAFSIIQEHSSPQRDLITQGFLAKGREEELPGKGARVQVPRSFTDVTKEMFAAVPAGADDLARQKAMERKEKELVAECEQRPATRCKVASFDGGLQFVLIDSVELADVRLVYAPPRAVGEYGGEEDNWMWPRHTGDFAILRAYTAPDGSAAQFSARNVPYKAEFFFPLATQGVKPDDFVMVLGYPGITFRALLADDMAERQTRYYPRVVDVYGELIRILEEEGEKDPAGKIAVASSLKGLHNRYKNAGGQLAGLKRGHIVEKQREAEAAVVAWAEKRKEYAGALKARAELLSLQAEKGKGFEREFLLDVLKGGSKGPALAVTLARLARERAKPDLEREPEYMDRELPRLKDRLEREQKNFFAPADKRALLALVRRAQALGAGERIAAIDKHFGRTYAEKEVSAKIDALYAGSKVLDLAERQKMSGETEAQLRARKDPLLELGFDLATEMVALDELRDRRLGANVRLMPEWRKAVLAHAGKPVAPDANGTLRVTFAKVKGYSPRDGAFYTPQTTLAGVMEKHTGQEPFNVPEKVAAAANAKRYGPWMDKRLKDVPVNFLADADTTGGNSGSPTVNGKGQLVGVNFDRVWENVANDFGYNPDVARNVNVDVRYVLWLLDQVEDADGLLRELGVRKGPKAQERR; this is translated from the coding sequence TCCTGTCGCTCATGGCTGCCCCGGCGCTGGCTGGGGAGGGGAAGTGGACCCCCCAGCAGGTCCTCGAACTCGATCCGGCGTGGCTGAAGGCCCAGGGTCTCCAGGTGTCTCCCAGGAAGCTGTGGGATCCCAAGCGGGGCACGGGCCTGTTGGCGGGCGCGGTGAACGTGGGTGGTTGCTCGGGGGCCTTCATCTCCGAGTCGGGCCTGGTCATCACCAACCACCACTGTGCCTTCTCCATCATCCAGGAGCACAGCTCGCCGCAGCGCGATCTCATCACCCAGGGCTTCCTCGCCAAGGGCCGTGAGGAGGAGCTGCCGGGCAAGGGCGCGCGCGTCCAGGTTCCGCGCAGCTTCACGGACGTGACGAAGGAGATGTTCGCGGCGGTGCCGGCGGGCGCGGATGATCTCGCGCGGCAGAAGGCGATGGAGCGCAAGGAGAAGGAGCTGGTCGCCGAGTGCGAGCAGCGCCCGGCCACGCGTTGCAAGGTGGCGAGCTTCGACGGCGGGCTGCAGTTCGTGCTGATCGACTCGGTGGAGCTGGCGGACGTGCGGCTGGTGTACGCGCCGCCGCGCGCGGTGGGTGAGTACGGCGGCGAGGAGGACAACTGGATGTGGCCGCGCCACACCGGTGACTTCGCCATCCTCCGGGCCTACACGGCTCCGGACGGCTCGGCGGCGCAGTTCAGCGCGCGGAACGTGCCCTACAAGGCCGAGTTCTTCTTCCCGCTGGCCACCCAGGGCGTGAAGCCGGACGACTTCGTGATGGTGCTGGGCTACCCCGGCATCACCTTCCGCGCGCTGCTCGCGGACGACATGGCCGAGCGCCAGACGCGCTACTACCCGCGCGTCGTCGACGTCTACGGCGAGCTCATCCGCATCCTCGAGGAGGAGGGGGAGAAGGATCCGGCGGGGAAGATCGCCGTGGCCTCGAGCCTCAAGGGCCTGCACAACCGCTACAAGAACGCGGGCGGGCAGCTCGCGGGGCTCAAGCGCGGACACATCGTGGAGAAGCAGCGCGAGGCCGAGGCGGCGGTGGTGGCCTGGGCGGAGAAGCGCAAGGAGTACGCGGGCGCGCTGAAGGCCCGCGCGGAGCTGCTCTCCCTGCAGGCGGAGAAGGGGAAGGGCTTCGAGCGCGAGTTCCTGCTCGACGTGCTGAAGGGGGGGTCGAAGGGGCCGGCCCTGGCGGTGACGCTGGCGCGGCTGGCGCGGGAGCGGGCGAAGCCGGACCTCGAGCGCGAGCCCGAGTACATGGACCGTGAGCTGCCCCGGTTGAAGGACCGGCTCGAGCGCGAGCAGAAGAACTTCTTCGCTCCGGCGGACAAGCGGGCCCTCCTCGCGCTGGTGCGGCGGGCGCAGGCGCTCGGCGCGGGCGAGCGCATCGCGGCGATCGACAAGCACTTCGGCCGCACGTACGCGGAGAAGGAGGTGTCCGCGAAGATCGACGCCCTGTACGCCGGCTCGAAGGTGCTGGATCTGGCGGAGCGGCAGAAGATGTCCGGCGAGACGGAGGCGCAGCTCCGGGCGCGGAAGGATCCGCTGCTGGAGCTGGGCTTCGATCTGGCGACCGAGATGGTGGCGCTGGACGAGCTGAGGGACCGCCGCCTGGGCGCGAACGTGCGGCTGATGCCCGAGTGGCGCAAGGCGGTGCTGGCGCACGCGGGCAAGCCGGTGGCGCCGGACGCCAACGGCACGCTGCGGGTGACGTTCGCGAAGGTGAAGGGCTACTCGCCTCGGGACGGGGCCTTCTACACGCCGCAGACGACGCTGGCGGGCGTGATGGAGAAGCACACGGGCCAGGAGCCCTTCAACGTCCCGGAGAAGGTGGCCGCCGCGGCCAACGCGAAGCGGTACGGGCCCTGGATGGACAAGCGGCTGAAGGACGTGCCGGTGAACTTCCTGGCGGACGCGGACACCACGGGTGGCAACTCGGGCAGCCCCACGGTGAACGGCAAGGGGCAGCTGGTGGGCGTCAATTTCGACCGCGTGTGGGAGAACGTGGCCAATGACTTCGGCTACAACCCGGATGTGGCGCGCAACGTGAACGTGGATGTGCGCTACGTGCTGTGGTTGTTGGATCAGGTCGAGGACGCCGACGGGCTGCTGCGTGAGCTGGGCGTCCGCAAGGGGCCCAAGGCCCAGGAGCGCCGCTGA
- a CDS encoding RNA polymerase sigma factor, which yields MDATALALPPFAELYRQYRTRALAIARRIVGDADDAEDVVQDVFTRLAQRPSGFDGRSACSTWLHRVMVNSSINWLRARKRRERLQHEPEAPASPEAQAVGTEMQRHFEEALEKVSEQQRQVLWLREMRGYSYPEIAAMLRIPEGTVKSALHRGRQRALAELEEHDLES from the coding sequence ATGGATGCCACGGCTCTTGCCCTTCCCCCATTCGCCGAGCTGTACCGCCAGTACCGCACACGGGCGCTGGCCATCGCACGCCGCATCGTGGGCGACGCGGATGACGCGGAGGACGTGGTGCAGGACGTCTTCACCCGCCTGGCTCAACGCCCCAGCGGATTCGACGGCCGCTCCGCATGTTCCACGTGGTTGCATCGTGTGATGGTGAACAGCAGCATCAACTGGCTGCGCGCCCGCAAGCGCCGCGAGCGGTTGCAGCACGAGCCCGAGGCCCCGGCTTCTCCCGAGGCCCAGGCGGTGGGCACCGAGATGCAGCGCCACTTCGAGGAGGCCCTGGAGAAGGTGAGTGAGCAGCAGCGCCAGGTGCTGTGGCTGCGGGAGATGCGCGGCTACAGCTACCCGGAAATCGCCGCCATGCTGCGCATCCCCGAGGGCACCGTGAAGAGCGCCCTGCACCGGGGCCGCCAGCGGGCCCTGGCCGAGCTGGAGGAGCACGACCTGGAGTCCTGA